In the Oncorhynchus nerka isolate Pitt River linkage group LG2, Oner_Uvic_2.0, whole genome shotgun sequence genome, one interval contains:
- the LOC135572525 gene encoding striated muscle preferentially expressed protein kinase-like, translating into MHLTQGRSLGFPSAVRKPSHSRRSFFHLCLQHPKGPLADKELEQPPPGWTCPRVSAPTTQRTPPTYPKGPSSPKELEKPLHHRRSPSPRSPSPTMQRGPSPTNAKEPASAYPPKPPRLSPTPISTTSISPLTKRRKGEPGRTSPALKMTIPTILVEDELMEMEEEEAGEKREREKMRRAGKKEGRASKTQKKGKVSGKSWESQPMSPETGDDSDDSYMSADEGPAEKPAFERPLGDTIATAGSEVLLKCVITGSPLPIGRSSPCRG; encoded by the exons ATGCATTTGACACAGGGAAGGTCTTTGGGTTTTCCCTCAGCGGTGAGGAAGCCTTCACACAGCCGAAGGAGTTTCTTCCACCTCTGTCTCCAACATCCCAAAGGGCCTTTGGCTGATAAAGAGCTGGAGCAGCCTCCCCCAGGATGGACTTGCCCCAGGGTCTCAGCTCCTACCACACAAAGAACACCGCCTACCTACCCCAAAGGGCCTTCCTCTCCTAAAGAGCTTGAGAAACCTCTACACCACCGCAGGTCTCCAAGCCCCAGGTCTCCAAGCCCCACCATGCAGAGAGGACCATCACCGACCAATGCCAAAGAGCCAGCCTCTGCCTATCCCCCTAAGCCACCACGGCTGTCCCCCACCCCGATTTCCACTACTTCCATCAGCCCTCTAACGAAGAGACGGAAGGGAGAGCCGGGGAGAACGTCTCCCGCGCTGAAGATGACCATTCCTACCATCCTGGTGGAGGACGAGCTCATGGaaatggaagaggaggaggccggagagaagagagagagagaaaagatgagAAGAGCAGGGAAGAAGGAGGGCAGGGCTTCCAAGACTCAGAAGAAGGGAAAAGTCTCAGGAAAGTCTTGGGAAAGTCAGCCTATGTCTCCTGAGACAG GAGACGATTCAGATGACTCTTACATGTCGGCAGATGAGGGGCCAGCTGAGAAACCAGCGTTTGAGAGGCCCCTGGGGGACACCATCGCCACTGCTGGCTCTGAGGTCCTGCTCAAATGTGTCATCACTGGCAGCCCCCTCCCAATAGGTAGGTCATCTCCATGTAGAGGTTAA